In one archaeon BMS3Bbin15 genomic region, the following are encoded:
- a CDS encoding cell division control protein 6 has protein sequence MDSKSSFTGIFEPFLKKQPIFKDREVLRHSYTPDELPHREEEIKYLASLIAPSLKEETPSNVLIYGKSGTGKTIVTKFVCSELERASSKVDFNIKTVYINCELVNTQYRILCTLANEFGKNVPFTGWPTDKVYDSFKEGADSENNIIIVVLDEIDRIVGKHGDSVLYYLTRINSELKNSKLSVIGISNDLKFTDYLDNRVLSTLGRDEIIFKPYNAKQLEDILKRRAELAFLEGSFDEYVIPLCSALAARDHGDARKALDLLRVSGEVAERENASIATERHVRKANSKIESDNIVEAIQTLPTQSKLLLYAVIYLEERKEKFISTGKIYDIYTSLCRYVSIDPLTQRRVSDLISELDLLGILNSKVISKGRYGRTKEIKLEVPISRIKDCILEDVRLSSLRNYIITQKLLL, from the coding sequence ATGGATAGCAAAAGCTCTTTTACAGGAATATTTGAACCTTTTTTAAAGAAGCAGCCTATATTTAAAGATAGGGAGGTATTAAGACATTCTTATACTCCAGATGAATTGCCTCACAGGGAGGAAGAGATAAAATATTTGGCTTCTCTTATAGCTCCTTCGCTTAAAGAGGAGACCCCTTCTAATGTGCTTATATATGGCAAGAGTGGAACAGGGAAAACAATAGTGACAAAGTTTGTGTGCAGTGAGCTTGAGAGAGCAAGCTCGAAAGTTGATTTCAATATAAAAACTGTATATATAAACTGTGAACTTGTAAACACCCAGTATAGAATTCTCTGCACTCTTGCAAATGAGTTTGGAAAGAATGTTCCCTTTACAGGCTGGCCTACAGATAAAGTTTATGACTCTTTTAAGGAGGGAGCGGATAGTGAGAATAATATTATAATAGTTGTTCTGGATGAAATAGATAGAATAGTAGGTAAACATGGAGATTCAGTTTTATATTACCTGACAAGAATAAACTCTGAACTAAAAAATTCGAAATTGAGTGTTATAGGTATATCAAATGACCTTAAATTTACTGATTATCTGGATAATAGAGTTTTAAGCACCCTCGGAAGAGATGAAATAATTTTCAAGCCTTATAATGCAAAGCAGCTTGAGGATATTCTCAAGAGAAGGGCTGAGCTCGCCTTTTTGGAAGGTTCTTTCGATGAGTATGTCATACCTCTATGCTCCGCTCTTGCAGCTCGTGACCATGGTGACGCAAGAAAGGCCCTTGACCTTTTGAGGGTGAGTGGAGAGGTGGCTGAAAGGGAGAATGCAAGTATAGCTACAGAAAGGCATGTCAGAAAAGCTAACAGCAAGATTGAATCGGACAATATAGTTGAAGCTATCCAGACACTTCCGACCCAGTCAAAGCTTTTACTCTATGCCGTGATTTACCTCGAGGAGAGGAAGGAGAAGTTTATAAGCACAGGTAAAATTTACGATATCTACACGAGTCTGTGCAGGTATGTTTCCATAGACCCGCTTACTCAGAGAAGAGTATCGGATTTAATTTCAGAGCTTGATCTTCTTGGTATTCTCAACTCGAAGGTAATAAGCAAGGGAAGATATGGAAGAACAAAGGAGATAAAGCTTGAAGTGCCAATCTCAAGAATAAAAGATTGTATTCTTGAAGATGTCAGGCTCAGCAGTCTGAGGAATTATATAATCACTCAGAAACTATTGCTATAA